The region AGACCTCGTGCAGCACAAGCATGCACCGGATGCGCCGGAAGCCCACGACTTCATGAAGGCCGTCGACGATCGCCTAGCTCGCCTGATCGAACTCGGCGCCACGATCGGCATCGTGGCCGACCACGGTATGAATGACCTTTCCCATGAGGACGGAACACCCAATGTCGTCTATCTCGGCGACGTACTGGACAAGGCCTATGGCTTCGATACCACCCGCGTGATCTGCCCGATCACCGATCCCTTCGTGAAGCATCACGGTGCGCTCGGCGGCTTCGTGCGCGTCCACCTGATCGCGGAAGGCATGGATCGTGCCGCCGTGCTGAAGACCATTGTCGCCCAGCCGGGTATCGAGCTTGCGTTGACGGGCGAGGATGCGGCGGAACGCTTCCAGTTCCCGCTGGATCGCGAAGCCGACATCGTCGTCGTCGGCTCGAAGGGTGTGGCGGTCGGCGCCCGGACGGTTGACCACGACCTGTCGCAGCTTGCCGGTGAACGGCTGCGCTCGCATGGAAGCCTCGCCGAACAGCAGGTGCCGTTCATCATCTCGCACCCGCTCAACGAGGACTACGCCAACCGGCCGACGACCGGCCTTCGGAATTTCGATGTCTTCGACTATGCGGTGAACGGCGTCATTTAACAGGCTTTATCGCCGTTTCAGGCCAACGGACCCGCCTGCGCTTCACTATGCAGGCGGGCTTCCTTCTGTCCGCCCGACTGGCGTCGTTCCGGTACGCAGGAGACGATCCAATCGACGAAGCCCGCCGCCGCCTCTCTTTCCCGGGACGCCGGATTGGCGAAGACCTGATAGGACGGCCCCTCGACCCGCAATTCCGGGAACGGTTCGACGACCTCGCCGCGAAGCAGGTGTCCTCAATCAGGAAGGTGGGCACGACCAGCGCTCCACGACCGGCGAACATCGCGTCCAGCGCGATATAGAAATGCGGAAGCTTCAGCGCCTGACCGGCCATGCTGCCTGCCAACCCGGCGGTCTTCAGCCAGGTCTTCAGTTCACCCGGTCGGGTGACCGCTTCGAGCAACCCGATCTCCTTCAGGCTTTCCTTGGTGATGACCTTGCCGTGGCCGGCGATCCGTGCGGGCAACACCAGCGACAGCGTCTCGGTAAAGAGATGCCGGGGCGAAAACTGCGATGGGATGATGCCGCCGGCGGATCGCCCGTCGAATGGCATATCCAGCCAATTGTCCGGCGTATGCGTCGGACGCACCATCGTATCCACCGGACGCTCCGGCGTGTGGAATTCCTGCAATTTCGGGATCAGCCATCGCATCGCGAATGTCGCGGGCGCGATCACCTGCAGCTTAGAGCGCTCGATCCGTGACGGACGCAGTTGCTCCAGTGCATCGTGGATCTCGTCGAAGGCATTGCCGAGCACCGCCGCCAGACGGTCGATGTCGGCCGTCGGGATCATCCCTTTACGCTTCTCTATAAAGAGCGGAACGCCCATCCACGCTTCCAACTGCGAAAGCTGCTTACTTACAGCGCTATGGGTGATCGACAATTCGTCCGCCGCGGCAGTAACGCTTCCGGTCCGCACCACGGTCTCAAGAAACAACAGAGATTTGAGCGGCGGGAGGCGACGTTTTCGTTGTTCCATTTTCTCACATTGCCTTAGCGATAATGTCACTGTACTAACAATATATGGTATAGTTAAATGCA is a window of Sinorhizobium sp. BG8 DNA encoding:
- a CDS encoding LysR family transcriptional regulator; its protein translation is MTLSLRQCEKMEQRKRRLPPLKSLLFLETVVRTGSVTAAADELSITHSAVSKQLSQLEAWMGVPLFIEKRKGMIPTADIDRLAAVLGNAFDEIHDALEQLRPSRIERSKLQVIAPATFAMRWLIPKLQEFHTPERPVDTMVRPTHTPDNWLDMPFDGRSAGGIIPSQFSPRHLFTETLSLVLPARIAGHGKVITKESLKEIGLLEAVTRPGELKTWLKTAGLAGSMAGQALKLPHFYIALDAMFAGRGALVVPTFLIEDTCFAARSSNRSRNCGSRGRPIRSSPIRRPGKERRRRASSIGSSPAYRNDASRADRRKPACIVKRRRVRWPETAIKPVK
- the phnA gene encoding phosphonoacetate hydrolase, whose protein sequence is MPATAHTTSIEANGRTYRWPLRPTVLVCFDGCDPAYIAASGSAGHIPTISRFLKEGFYAIADAAMPTFTNPNNVSIVCGAPPAVHGVAGNYYLDRETKQEVMMLDARLMRAPTILSQFSKAGARIAVVTAKDKLRKALAHEMHGIAVSAQYADKCTMDENGIDDLTGLVGRGTPDQYSPDLSLFVLDAGIRLLETRPLDLLYLSLSDLVQHKHAPDAPEAHDFMKAVDDRLARLIELGATIGIVADHGMNDLSHEDGTPNVVYLGDVLDKAYGFDTTRVICPITDPFVKHHGALGGFVRVHLIAEGMDRAAVLKTIVAQPGIELALTGEDAAERFQFPLDREADIVVVGSKGVAVGARTVDHDLSQLAGERLRSHGSLAEQQVPFIISHPLNEDYANRPTTGLRNFDVFDYAVNGVI